One part of the Janthinobacterium sp. 17J80-10 genome encodes these proteins:
- the ahpF gene encoding alkyl hydroperoxide reductase subunit F, which translates to MLETNLKTQLKAYLEKVTLPIEITANIDGTEASREMQGLLTDIATLSDKITLKETSDAAVRAPSFAINRAGSDMGIRFAGIPMGHEFTSLVLALLQAGGHPPKLDADVIEQIRALEGEFVFETYISLSCQNCPDVVQALNLMAVLNPNIRHVMVDGALYQDEVEKRQIMAVPTVVLNGEVFGQGRMGTEEILARIDTGASARAAEKLAQKDVFDVLVVGGGPAGAAAAIYAARKGINTGVVAERFGGQVLDTMAIENFISVKETEGPKLAVALEQHVKEYAVDIMNVQRAEKLVAGDIIEVQLASGATLKARSVILATGARWRQMNVPGEEQYRNKGVAYCPHCDGPLFKGKRVSVVGGGNSGVEAAIDLAGIVAHVTLLEFGSELRADAVLQRKLYSLPNVTVITDAQTTEVTGDGNKVNGLKYIDRKSGAAHAIDLEGIFVQIGLLPNTEWLKGTVALSNRGEIEVDARGQTSVPGVFAAGDATTVPFKQIIIAMGEGAKASLSAFDHLIRTSAPAEEKKAA; encoded by the coding sequence ATGTTGGAAACCAATCTCAAGACCCAATTGAAAGCCTATCTCGAAAAGGTCACCCTCCCCATCGAGATCACCGCCAATATCGACGGCACCGAGGCCTCGCGTGAAATGCAGGGCCTGCTCACCGATATCGCCACCCTCTCCGACAAGATCACGCTGAAGGAAACCAGCGACGCCGCCGTGCGCGCGCCATCCTTCGCCATCAACCGCGCCGGCAGCGACATGGGCATCCGCTTTGCCGGCATCCCCATGGGCCATGAATTCACGTCGCTGGTGCTGGCGCTGCTGCAGGCCGGCGGCCACCCGCCCAAGCTCGACGCCGATGTCATCGAGCAGATCCGCGCTCTCGAAGGCGAGTTCGTCTTCGAGACCTATATCTCGCTGTCGTGCCAGAACTGCCCGGATGTGGTGCAGGCGCTGAACCTGATGGCTGTGCTGAACCCCAACATCCGCCACGTCATGGTCGATGGCGCGCTGTACCAGGATGAAGTCGAGAAGCGCCAGATCATGGCCGTGCCGACCGTCGTCCTGAATGGCGAGGTATTCGGCCAAGGCCGCATGGGCACCGAGGAAATCCTCGCCAGGATCGATACCGGCGCCTCTGCGCGTGCCGCTGAAAAGCTGGCGCAGAAAGACGTGTTCGACGTGCTGGTGGTGGGCGGTGGCCCCGCCGGCGCCGCTGCGGCAATCTATGCAGCGCGCAAGGGCATCAACACGGGTGTTGTTGCCGAGCGCTTTGGCGGCCAGGTGCTCGACACCATGGCCATCGAAAACTTCATCTCGGTGAAGGAAACCGAAGGACCCAAGCTGGCCGTGGCGCTCGAGCAGCACGTCAAGGAATACGCCGTCGACATCATGAACGTGCAGCGCGCCGAAAAGCTCGTCGCCGGCGACATCATCGAAGTACAGCTGGCCAGCGGCGCCACCCTCAAGGCCAGGTCCGTCATCCTGGCCACCGGCGCGCGCTGGCGGCAGATGAACGTGCCCGGCGAAGAGCAGTACCGCAACAAGGGCGTGGCCTATTGCCCGCACTGCGACGGTCCGCTCTTCAAGGGCAAGCGTGTCTCGGTGGTCGGCGGCGGCAACTCCGGCGTGGAAGCGGCCATCGATCTGGCCGGTATCGTCGCGCACGTCACCCTGCTGGAATTCGGCAGCGAATTGCGCGCTGACGCGGTCTTGCAGCGCAAGCTCTATAGCCTGCCGAACGTGACCGTCATCACCGATGCCCAGACCACCGAAGTCACCGGCGACGGCAACAAGGTCAATGGCCTGAAGTACATCGACCGCAAGAGCGGCGCCGCGCACGCCATCGATCTGGAAGGCATCTTCGTGCAGATCGGCCTGCTGCCCAACACCGAGTGGTTGAAAGGCACGGTGGCCCTGTCGAACCGCGGTGAAATCGAAGTCGATGCGCGCGGCCAGACGTCGGTGCCGGGGGTGTTTGCCGCCGGGGACGCCACCACGGTGCCTTTCAAGCAGATCATCATCGCCATGGGCGAGGGCGCCAAGGCATCGTTGTCGGCCTTCGATCACCTGATCCGCACGTCAGCGCCGGCAGAAGAAAAGAAGGCGGCGTAA
- the ahpC gene encoding alkyl hydroperoxide reductase subunit C, which translates to MSQINTQVKPFTATAFHNGKFVPVSDADLKGKWSVVFFYPADFTFVCPTELGDLADNYAEFKKLGVEIYSVSTDTHFTHKAWHDTSDTIGKIQYPMIGDPTGVICRNFDVMIEADGLADRGTFVVDPEGKIQLVEVTAGGIGRDASELLRKIKAAQYVAAHPGEVCPAKWKEGDKTLAPSLDLVGKI; encoded by the coding sequence ATGTCCCAGATTAATACCCAAGTCAAACCCTTTACCGCCACCGCTTTCCATAATGGCAAATTCGTTCCGGTCTCGGATGCCGACCTGAAAGGCAAGTGGTCCGTGGTGTTCTTTTACCCGGCCGACTTCACTTTCGTCTGCCCGACCGAACTGGGTGACCTGGCTGACAACTATGCCGAATTCAAGAAGCTGGGCGTGGAAATCTACTCGGTCTCGACCGACACCCACTTCACCCACAAGGCATGGCACGACACTTCCGACACCATCGGCAAGATCCAGTACCCGATGATCGGCGACCCGACCGGCGTCATCTGCCGCAACTTCGACGTCATGATCGAAGCTGACGGCCTGGCTGACCGCGGCACCTTCGTGGTCGACCCGGAAGGCAAGATCCAGCTGGTCGAAGTGACCGCTGGCGGCATTGGCCGCGACGCTTCCGAGCTGCTGCGCAAGATCAAGGCAGCCCAGTACGTTGCAGCCCACCCGGGTGAAGTCTGCCCGGCCAAGTGGAAAGAAGGCGACAAGACCCTGGCACCGTCGCTGGACCTGGTCGGCAAGATCTAA